A region of Zerene cesonia ecotype Mississippi unplaced genomic scaffold, Zerene_cesonia_1.1 Zces_u002, whole genome shotgun sequence DNA encodes the following proteins:
- the LOC119838328 gene encoding tRNA-specific adenosine deaminase 1 produces MRPLKQSIVDDIVKECLETYSKLPKTGKPVENEWTVLSCVIQYDMNRNDYKVIALGTGSKCIGASKMSPNGNILNDSHAEIIARRGFLLYLYDNIEQCLQNKSSIFVLNSSMCTLKPNIDFVFYSSQLPCGDASIIPKVETLDDQVGDIICSSKRAAIGDVDDDYNCKKSKINDIHRTGAKCLENSVQDPKLPGKDYHLLGQVRTKPGRGDRTLSMSCSDKIARWIHSGIHGSLIDMLLLEPIYINHFIFGAEVPYCEESLKRAFFTRNITNTAKLNSVPCIYQSTLPFPHIRSEEAKKPAPSSIIWRSNGSFEVAVQGKKLGVTKKNENILGNYLSICKFNLFKKFQSILNENEEWKQRVCGSDQVENTPYNEMKRKSTRYIYRWNEVKESFFKIWTRKPDIFTFKVMS; encoded by the exons ATGCGTCCTCTCAAACAATCTATTGTTGACGATATTGTTAAAGAGTGTTTGGAAACGTATAGCAAATTGCCAAAAACAGGAAAACCAGTGGAAAATGAATGGACTGTGCTGTCATGTGTTATTCAATATGATATGAACAGAAATGACTATAAGGTTATAGCTTTAGGAACAGGATCAAAATGTATCGGAGCAAGCAAAATGTCTCCAAAtggtaatatattaaatgatagcCATGCAGAAATTATTGCAAGACGTGGATTTCTGTTGTATCTTTATGATAATATCGAGCagtgtttacaaaataaaagttctatttttgttttaaacagtTCAATGTGTACACTGAAAccaaatattgattttgttttctattcaTCGCAGTTACCTTGTGGTGATGCATCAATTATTCCAAAAGTGGAAACATTGGATGATCAAGTTGGAGACATAATATGTTCTAGCAAAAGAGCAGCCATTGGAGACGTAGATGatgattataattgtaaaaagtcTAAAATCAATGACATACATAGAACAGGTGCaaaatgtttagaaaattCAGTTCAAGATCCAAAATTACCAGGAAAGGACTACCATCTCTTAGGTCAAGTGAGAACCAAGCCCGGCAGAGGTGATAGAACACTTTCTATGTCATGTAGTGACAAAATAGCTCGCTGGATACATTCAGGTATTCACGGAAGCCTGATTGATATGCTTTTATTGGAGCCAATATACATAAACCATTTTATATTTGGTGCTGAAGTTCCTTATTGTGAAGAAAGTTTGAAAAGAGCATTTTTTACTAGAAACATTACCAATACTGCAAAGCTAAATTCTGTTCCATGTATTTATCAAAGTACACTTCCATTTCCACATATAAGATCTGAAGAAGCCAAAAAACCTGCACCAAGCAGTATAATTTGGAGAAGCAATGG ATCATTTGAGGTGGCTGTACAAGGAAAGAAATTGGGGGTGacaaagaaaaatgaaaatatacttGGCAACTACTTAAGTATttgtaaattcaatttatttaaaaaatttcaaagtattttaaatgaaaatgaggAATGGAAACAAAGAGTTTGTGGAAGTGACCAAGTAGAAAACACAccatataatgaaatgaaaaggAAATCCACAAGGTACATCTATCGTTGGAATGAAGTTAAAGagtcattttttaaaatatggacTAGAAAACCAGATATATTCACATTTAAGGTGATGagctga
- the LOC119838394 gene encoding all trans-polyprenyl-diphosphate synthase PDSS1, with the protein MACLSSSRLCARVQDKFMCQFGHKVRRQTVFVKLKPPGPTPLRIFGKTCQRVTTCGPACGTLGGTATSGAMRRLASSMQSTSTGSLPDYGAQIVDPYRLLEDDLNGIYEDIRSELERNTNQPELNTIATYYFDGQGKALRPMVAILMAKAVNYHVYGENSALLPSQRQVAMISEMIHSASLIHDDVIDQSDFRRGKPSVNVLWNHKKVAMAGDFILAVASMMIARLRSDEVTLVLSQVVTDLVQGEFMQLGSKETENERFAHYLTKTYRKTASLIANSVKAVALLSGADESTCELAFQYGRNVGLSFQLVDDLLDFVSSSQAMGKPTATDLRLGLATAPVLFACEKYPELNPMIMRRFQEAGDVEKAFELVHKSRGLEQTRFLARKHGLEAARLASELADSPYQKALVVTTDLVLNRIK; encoded by the exons ATGGCGTGTTTAAGTTCGAGTAGGCTCTGTGCTCGTGTACAAGATAAGTTTATGTGTCAATTTGGACATAAAGTTCGAAGGCAGACTGTATTTGTGAAACTCAAACCTCCCGGACCAACTCCATTGCGGATATTTGGAAAGACTTGTCAG CGCGTGACCACATGCGGGCCAGCATGCGGTACCCTGGGAGGCACCGCAACCTCCGGCGCGATGCGTCGCCTCGCATCCAGCATGCAAAGCACAAGCACAGGCTCCCTGCCAGACTACGGTGCACAGATCGTCGACCCCTACCGCCTGCTCGAAGACGACCTAAATGGAATATACGAAGACATACGATCG GAGCTGGAACGCAACACAAATCAGCCTGAATTGAACACCATAGCTACATATTACTTCGACGGTCAGGGTAAAGCTCTAAGGCCAATGGTGGCTATCCTAATGGCGAAAGCTGTCAACTACCACGTATACGGTGAAAATAG TGCTCTACTGCCATCCCAGCGGCAGGTAGCAATGATCAGCGAGATGATCCACTCAGCGTCATTGATCCATGATGACGTCATCGACCAGAGCGACTTCCGCCGCGGTAAACCCTCCGTCAACGTGCTCTGGAATCACAAGAAG GTTGCAATGGCCGGCGACTTCATCCTCGCTGTGGCGTCGATGATGATAGCTCGCTTGCGCAGTGATGAGGTCACGCTGGTGCTCAGTCAG GTGGTGACTGACTTGGTACAAGGTGAATTTATGCAACTTGGAAGCAAAGAAACAGAAAATGAAAGATTCGCACACTACCTCACGAAGACATACAGAAAGACCGCGTCGCTTATTGCCAATTCCGTTAAAGCG GTTGCACTATTAAGCGGTGCGGACGAAAGCACGTGCGAGCTCGCATTCCAGTACGGGCGCAACGTGGGCCTCTCCTTCCAGCTGGTGGACGATTTGCTGGATTTCGTGTCCTCGTCGCAGGCCATGGGCAAACCCACCGCCACCGACCTCAGGCTTGGACTTGCCACTGCCCCCGTACTGTTTGCTTGTGAAAAG TACCCAGAGCTGAACCCGATGATAATGAGGCGGTTCCAAGAGGCGGGCGACGTGGAGAAGGCGTTCGAGCTGGTGCACAAGTCGCGCGGGCTCGAGCAGACGCGCTTCCTCGCGCGCAAGCACGGCCTGGAGGCGGCGCGCCTCGCCAGCGAGCTCGCCGACTCGCCCTACCAGAAGGCGCTCGTCGTCACCACCGACCTCGTGCTCAACAGGATCAAGTAG
- the LOC119838353 gene encoding protein spindle-F, translated as MDSSSIVSFNNDSTYQSTMKGEYNNFSVHELALHAMRDRCLLLQRRINVLENDNIKLKLDISKTDNSTYNPLQDDDKVTLQKKIAELNKQKSHLLHHVFMVSCENKNLWRKIAALKGSEIVPVKEHTKQPLIRTNTYISSTPKVNTQYQEKFSEASLEEISLKLINSYIQEKSQLVEQYEQMAQLQELEADSALNVDSIGFTYLEDPDTDSLKEIQSQIEKFQSIKKEVAQQEKDLKTVISRMETLFSDGYKCSTCTNNKGKSIKMEDKETEISNSLVNFATQTDSILLDNFNEFNTNSDNKSSDDEEDNNKSTEPYDKICPMCGESFKKDINFSDFQTHVERHFIGETEVDSLDNYENPNSFDNVS; from the exons ATGGATTCGTCTTCAATTGTGAGTTTTAACAACGATTCAACGTATCAGTCTACGATGAAAGGAGAATACAATAACTTTAGTGTCCACGAACTAGCTCTTCATGCGATGCGAGATAGGTGTTTATTATTGCAACGAAGAATTAATGTATTAGAAAATGACAACATTAAACTTAAACTAGATATATCAAAAACCGATAATTCGACATACAATCCACTGCAAGATGACGACAAAGTTACCTTACAGAAGAAAATAGCGGAACTCAACAAACAAAAGTCTCATCTTTTGCATCATGTCTTCATGGTCTCATGTGAAAATAAGAACTTATGGCGAAAAATTGCTGCTTTGAAGGGCTCTGAAATAGTGCCTGTTAAAGAACACACTAAACAACCTTTAATTCGTACGAATACTTACATTAGCAGTACACCTAAAGTTAATACACAATATCAAGAAAAGTTTTCAGAGGCAAGCTTGGAAgaaatatcattgaaattaataaatagctatATACAAGAGAAATCACAACTGGTTGAACAGTATGAACAAATGGCACAACTACAAGAGTTGGAAGCAGATAGTGCCCTCAATGTGGATTCCATTGGCTTTACTTATTTAGAAGATCCAGATACGGattcattaaaagaaatacaatcccaaattgaaaaatttcagtctataaaaaaagaagtagCACAGCAggaaaaagatttaaaaacagttataTCTAGAATGGAAACTTTATTTAGTG ATGGCTATAAGTGTTCTACATGTACAAACAATAAAGGAAAGTCTATTAAAATGGAAGACAAGGAAACTGAAATAAGTAATAGCCTTGTAAACTTTGCAACTCAAACAGATTCCATATTGCTtgataatttcaatgaatttaatacaaattctGATAACAAAAGTAGTGATGATGAAGAAGACAACAACAAAAGTACAGAGCCGTATGACAAAATCTGTCCCATGTGTGGTGAATCATTCAAAAAGGACATAAACTTCTCTGACTTCCAAACACATGTAGAAAGACACTTTATTGGTGAAACAGAAGTGGATTCCCTAGATAATTACGAAAATCCAAATTCTTTTGATAATGTTTCATAG
- the LOC119838341 gene encoding major facilitator superfamily domain-containing protein 9-like translates to MTYTISIIKLVAFLDLLAVGLIVPLIPNHVRQMGGNQLYIGLLGSMYSGFQLGSGPLIGSLSDLKGCRNILIYTLLICSTAYVALGLTTSVIVIIILRAILGLFKQTQLLTKALVPEYEKDEKKQSVIFGKMAAISGMGMTLGPVIGGHIAEDFPENGFFYISLIVATVFIVNAGCVNMLPKTSIKIKKNAAKKNPEHNFLQLIYFNSKQSVEELTKVEWSQYWDMFIFKALLGFSMGVYYSNYALYLKTQYDLTPKHVGYVISLQGIIGAVSSFSMGYINSYYPNDQDFSVRNYHVFLLLSISILGLCLSYNIFIYTLWLVPMSIGNAVGRLVTLEMILRKKDKEHKGTLIGASNSIASLSGVLSPMAAGLIGHYLGVKYVIYASLSSNVLALVLSYRYKSRHQKVE, encoded by the exons atgacttaTACTATTTCCATAATAAAATTGGTTGCATTCCTG GATTTGTTGGCGGTTGGCCTTATAGTGCCATTAATACCCAATCATGTGCGGCAAATGGGAGGgaatcaattatatattggCCTACTTGGTTCAATGTATTCGGGATTTCAGTTGGGATCGGGACCACTTATA ggCAGTTTAAGTGACTTGAAAGGGTgtcgaaatatattaatttacactttattaatatgttccACAGCTTATGTGGCTTTGGGATTGACTACTTCTGTCATAGTTATAATCATCTTGAGAGCAATACTag ggTTATTCAAGCAAACACAATTATTGACAAAGGCCCTGGTCCCTGAATACGAAAAggatgaaaaaaaacaatctgtTATTTTTGGGAAGATGGCTGCTATTTCTGGAATGGGGATGACTTTAGGTCCTGTTATTGGAGGACATATAGCGGAAGATTTTCCAGAAAATggatttttctatatatctttaattgtCGCAACTGTGTTTATTGTGAATGCAG GTTGTGTCAATATGCTGCCAAAGACCAGCATcaagataaagaaaaatgcTGCAAAGAAAAATCCAGAACACAATTTTTTgcaactaatatattttaatagtaaacaATCTGTTGAAGAATTAACAAAAGTTGAATGGTCACAATATTGggacatgtttatttttaaggcaCTTTTGGGTTTCTCTATGGGTGTATATTACTCAAATTATGcattatacttaaaaacacAGTATGACCTTACACCTAAACATGTGGGTTATGTAATATCCTTACAAGGTATAATAGGTGCAGTATCTAGTTTTTCCATgggatatataaatagttattatccCAATGACCAGGACTTCAGTGTAAGAAATTATCATGTGTTTTTACttctttcaatttcaatattaggGCTATGTTTgtcatataacatatttatttacactttatggTTAGTTCCAATGTCTATTGGAAATGCTGTAGGTAGATTGGTTACTCTAGAAATGATATTGAGGAAGAAGGATAAGGAACATAAGGGTACTTTAATAGGTGCGTCTAATAGTATTGCATCTTTATCAGGTGTGCTCTCACCGATGGCTGCTGGTTTGATAGGTCACTATCTGGGTGTtaagtatgttatatatgcATCATTATCATCCAATGTTTTAGCACTTGTTTTGAGTTATCGTTATAAATCAAGACATCAAAaagtggaataa
- the LOC119838354 gene encoding 39S ribosomal protein L32, mitochondrial has protein sequence MIPRVTQNIIRIIRTVEQNVMNLFGHPPNELALAYVHQNPIQRQRKEFSLKDFVGDGFLLAVPKFRRTVEKRLKRKFGSPEYVWKMLVPKTNIIVCHECGHNHERGRLCGNCYKKIEAETKEIQDVIVKKLGNKPIENDVIVLYEGENLPDQPKEFWEGKRIIEMKKERPTFFSKNLLQKTTQQPSESTDVKPTDLA, from the exons ATGATCCCGCGTGTGACCCAAAACATTATTCGAATCATACGTACTGTGGAGCAAAATGTTATGAACTTATTTGGCCATCCACCAAATG AGTTAGCCTTAGCTTATGTTCACCAAAATCCAATCCAGCGTCAAAGAAAGGAGTTTTCTTTGAAGGATTTTGTTGGAGATGGATTTCTTCTCGCAGTACCGAAATTTCGAAGAACAGTGGAAAAGagattgaaaagaaaatttggATCACCTGAATATGTTTGGAAGATGTTAGTtcctaaaacaaatataattgtatgtcaTGAATGTGGTCATAATCATGAACGAGGACGCCTTTgtg GTAACTGTTATAAGAAAATTGAAGCTGAAACAAAAGAGATCCAAGATGTTATAGTTAAGAAGCTGGGAAATAAGCCAATTGAAAATGATGTCATAGTCTTGTATGAGGGTGAAAATTTACCAGATCAG CCCAAGGAATTTTGGGAAGGAAAAAGGATTATTGAAATGAAGAAGGAAAGACCTACTTTTTTCagtaaaaatttgttacaaaaaacaacacaacaaCCTTCAGAATCTACAGATGTGAAACCAACAGATTTAGCGTAG
- the LOC119838342 gene encoding protein PET100 homolog, mitochondrial, with amino-acid sequence MGNWKLEVARMAMYTSFPVALFFFFNQPVYFEEWVTNTKRQIFPPENVKDKEAFQQLIKDMRKKQMQSLED; translated from the coding sequence ATGGGTAACTGGAAACTGGAAGTAGCAAGAATGGCCATGTATACATCCTTTCCAGTGGCTTTGTTCTTCTTCTTCAATCAGCCTGTATACTTTGAAGAGTGGGTCACGAATACTAAACGGCAAATATTTCCACCAGAAAATGTAAAGGACAAGGAGGCTTTCCAGCAACTCATCAAGGACATGAGAAAAAAGCAAATGCAATCCCTTGAGGACTGA